A window of the Xenopus laevis strain J_2021 chromosome 9_10L, Xenopus_laevis_v10.1, whole genome shotgun sequence genome harbors these coding sequences:
- the coq7.L gene encoding coenzyme Q7 homolog, ubiquinone L homeolog, with protein sequence MERVVGVVFRRLGSSSRVFRRGQGEQLQSLPVNITTVRWCSASIVVDNEEKAMLDRIIRVDHAGEYGANRIYAGQMAVLGRSTAGPIIQHMWNQEKEHLKKLNELMVSNRVRPTILMPLWNVAGFALGAGTALLGKRGAMACTVAVEASISEHYNSQIRTLMESDPEKHQALLQTIKKFRDEELEHHDTGLEHDAEQAPGYFLLKNAIQLGCRAAIFLSERV encoded by the exons ATGGAGAGGGTTGTGGGAGTAGTTTTCAGGAGACTGGGTTCGAGTTCCAGAGTGTTTCGCAGGGGTCAAG GTGAACAATTACAAAGCTTACCAGTGAACATCACAACTGTCAGATGGTGCAGCGCTAGTATCGTGGTAGACAATGAGGAGAAAGCTATGCTTGATCGTATCATTAGAGTAGATCATGCTGGTGAATATGGGGCAAATCGTATTTATGCTGGACAGATGGCTGTATTGGGCAGATCTACAGCGGGGCCGATCATACAG CACATGTGGAATCAAGAAAAAGAGCACCTGAAAAAGTTGAACGAGTTAATGGTTTCAAATAGAGTTCGGCCTACTATACTAATGCCGCTTTGGAATGTGGCTGGGTTTGCATTGG GTGCTGGGACTGCACTTCTTGGTAAGAGAGGGGCTATGGCTTGTACTGTTGCAGTAGAAGCATCTATATCTGAACATTATAACAGTCAGATCAGAACTCTAATGGAAAGTGACCCAGAAAAACACCAAGCCCTACTTCAG ACAATAAAGAAGTTTCGGGATGAGGAGCTGGAGCATCATGATACTGGTTTAGAACATGACGCAGAGCAG gctCCAGGCTACTTTCTGCTGAAGAATGCCATACAACTGGGTTGTCGGGCAGCAATATTTTTATCTGAGCGTGtttga